In Rhinoraja longicauda isolate Sanriku21f chromosome 27, sRhiLon1.1, whole genome shotgun sequence, one DNA window encodes the following:
- the LOC144606864 gene encoding uncharacterized protein LOC144606864 yields the protein MPQELIKPATDRTSDPESVTFDSLTLPTEPLKHPTTERPRAQGRRPPSHPRATDTLDAKRPTLPLVAPKVALPTIHVCEPAPVQRHQPTSERPGPPLPSSPMKEQGGAGKEDSITWLKVELRHLQLSLNLLMNQHSSDLIELKEEFAEERIKWKALQMEVENLRQMI from the exons ATGCCACAGGAACTCATTAAACCCGCCACAGACAGGACCAGTGATCCAG AATCAGTGACCTTCGACTCACTCACTCTGCCCACGGAGCCGCTGAAGCACCCGACGACGGAGCGGCCCAGAGCCCAGGGGCGAagacccccctctcaccccaggGCTACAGACACT CTGGATGCCAAGAGGCCCACACTGCCGTTAGTAGCACCAAAGGTCGCCCTTCCAACCATCCATGTGTGTGAGCCTGCACCAGTCCAAAGACATCAGCCTACGTCTGAAAGACCAGGCCCACCACTGCCCAGTTCGCCAATGAAAGAACAGGGTGGGGCAGGAAAGGAGGATTCCATTACGTGGCTGAAAGTGGAACTGAGGCACCTGCAGCTGTCCTTAAACCTGCTGATGAATCAGCATTC GAGCGATTtgattgagttaaaagaagagttTGCAGAGGAGCGGATCAAATGGAAGGCGTTACAG ATGGAGGTTGAAAACCTGAGACAAATGATCTGA